Within the Nocardioides humi genome, the region GGCCGGCCTGGTCCTCATCACCGTGCCCTTGCACTGGTGGGGACTCGACCACCCGTGGCGCACGACCGACCCCGCCAGCCTCGAGCAACCCACGACGTCACGAGCCGCTGTCCAGGCGGCAGCACCGCCGACGGCGCAGGCTGCCGCAGCTGTTCGCAGTCGGCCGTTCGTGCTGCTCGCGGCAGCGAACGCCCTCACCGCACTGGCCGTCTTCGCGGTGATCATCAACCTCGTACCCATGCTGGTCGAGCAAGGCCTGAGCCGGAACCTCGCCGCCGTCGCCCTCGGCCTCGGCGGCGTGGGCCAAGTCGTCGGACGCCTCGGCTACGCCCGCTTCGCGGCCGTCACCTCGGTCACTGTCCGCAGCGTCGTCGTGCTCGCTGCCGTCGCGGTAGCGACCGCCGCGCTGGCCCTGGCGTCGTCGTCCGCTGGGGTCCTCATCGTGCTCGGGATGGTCCTCGGACTCGCCCGCGGCATCTACACACTCATCCAGGCCACCGCCGTCACAGACCGATGGGGCCCGACCGCCTACGGGACCGTGAACGGCATCCTCACCGCACCAGCGCTCGCGGCCGCCGCCATCGCTCCCTTCGTCGGGGCCGCACTGGCTCAGGTCCTGGGCTCCTACGCCGACGCGTTCCTGGTCCTCGCAGCCGTCGCCGGCGTCGCGGCCGTCCTGATGGTCGGCGCCACCCCTAAGGACCGCCCGGCCCTGCAGGACGTAGACGCGGAGCCGGGCGCCATCTCAGAGCTGCGCTGAGGCAGCCGTGGCACCACGGTCAGGCAGAAGCTCGTCGAGAAGCAACGAGATGTGCGCGTCGATGTCGTCTCGCACCCGCCGAACGACGTCGAGGTCGGCGCAGGCGGGGTCGGCGACGTCCCAGTCGACGTAGCGCCGCCCAGGCAGCACCGGGCACGAGTCACCGCAGCCCATGGTCACAACCACGTCCGCACCAGAGACGACCTCATCGGTCAGCGGCTTGGGGAACAGCTCGGACGTGGACACGCCCACCTCAGCGAGGACAGTGGCGACCTCGTCCTGGACGTGGTCACTAGGTCGGGTCCCGGCCGAAGCGACCTCGACCGCACCAGCTGAGCGCAGCGCGAGCAACGCTGCGGCCATCTGCGAGCGCCCGGAGTTGGCGGTGCACACGAACAGCACCAATGGGCGCAGCGCCTCGCGCCCGGGCAAGGCGCGGGAGGCTGCCCGGAGCCGTTCACGTGCGAAACGCTCAGCTAGCAATGGCAGGAACCCTTCGATGCTCGCCGGGAGCAACCGTGCGTAGCTGTCCTCCAAGATCTGCTCGACCGTCTGCGAGGAGAAGACGCCGGCGAACTCTCCGACGAGCTCAGCCTGCGCCGCGGCCAACGTGGGACCCGTATTCGTGTGCATGACAGCTCCAGTCGAGTAGAAGCACCCCACTCTGGGTGCAGGGTATGGATGAGTGTCGATGTTGATGAGTGTCAATGTGGCGCTATGTATCGACGTATGTCAACATTCACGCATGTCGAAGTCGTTGCAGAGTGACTGCGCACCCTTCACTGCCGACGGGCTGGCGTGCTGCGTCCCGTTGGCTCGCGAGCCCATCAGCGCCGAGCAGGCCGCCGGCGTGGTCGCGATGCTCAAGGCCATGGCCGATCCCGCCCGGTTGAGGCTGCTCTCGCTGGTGCTGTCCCACGAGGGCGGTGAGGCATGCGTGTGCGACCTGCTGCCGCACTTCGACCTGTCCCAGCCGACCATCAGCCACCACCTCAAGGTTTTGCACGAGGCCGGGCTGCTGAACCGCGAGAAGCGGGGCACCTGGGTCTACTACATCGCCCGACCCGAGGCCATGGCCGCGCTCGGAGCCCTGTTCGCCACCGGCAACACCGCGAACTCGAACGAGCTGGTGGGGGCTTCGGCATGAGCGACGCCGTCCGCGAGACACCGGCCGCCGGCGCCGACAGCCCAGTACTCCAGCGGCTCTCGACCCTGGACCGGTTCCTCCCAGTGTGGATCGGGGTGGCGATGGTTGCCGGGCTGCTGCTCGGCCGGCTCGTCGACGGCCTCGACGACGCCCTCGCCGCCGTGGAAATCGGCTCGGTCTCCCTGCCCATCGCCATCGGTCTGCTCGTGATGATGTACCCGGTCCTCGCCAAGGTCCGCTACAACGAGCTCGGCCACGTCACCAGCGACCGCCGCCTCCTGGCGACCTCGATCGCCCTGAACTGGGTCCTGGGCCCAGCACTGATGTTCGCCCTGGCCTGGCTGCTGCTGCCGGACCTGCCGGAGTACCGCACTGGCCTCATCATCGTCGGCCTCGCCCGGTGCATCGCGATGGTGCTGATCTGGAACGACCTCGCCTGCGGCGACCGAGAGGCCGCCGCCATCCTGGTCGCCATCAACGCGGTCTTCCAGATCCTGGCCTTCGCCGTCCTCGGATACTTCTACCTCCAGGTCCTGCCCGGCTGGCTCGGACTCGACCAGACCGACCTCGACGTCTCCATGTGGAGCATCGCCAAGTCCGTGCTCGTCTTCCTCGGGATCCCGCTCGCCGCGGGGTTCCTGACTCGCACCCTGGGCGAACGCGCCAAGGGCCGCGAGTGGTACGAGACGACCTTGCTGCCCCGCATCGGACCCTGGGCGCTCTACGGGCTGCTGTTCACCATCGTCCTGCTGTTCGCGCTCCAGGGCGACACGATCACCAACCAGCCTCTCGACGTCGTTCGCATCGCCGTACCGCTGCTGGTCTACTTCGCCCTCATGTGGGGCGGCTCCATGCTGCTGACCAGGGCGCTGGGGTTCGACTACCCACGCGCGACCGCCGTCTCCTTCACCGCCGCCGGCAACAACTTCGAGCTCGCCATCGCCGTGGCCATCGGCGTCTTCGGCGTCGCCTCGGGCCAAGCACTCGCCGGCGTCGTCGGCCCGCTCATCGAGGTCCCCGTCCTCGTCGGCCTCGTCTACGTCAGCCTCTGGGCCCGCAAGTTCTTCCCCGACCGCGCCACCACCCAGCCCGACACCCGCCCCTCCTCGACCGATCCCTCAGGAGCGCCCCGATGACCGATACCGACCTCGCCACCAGCCCCAAAGCCGGGACCGGCGAGCCCGACGTTCCACAGGTCGTGTTCGCCTGCATCCGCAACGGCGGCCGCTCCGTCATCAGCCGAGTCCTCACCGAGCACTACGCGGGTGGCCACGTCCGCGCACTCTCCGCCGGCACCCAGCCCGGCGAGCACATCCACGCCGAAGTCGCCGAGGTCCTCGAGAAGCTCGGCCTCGACACCTCCGGCGAGCAACCCAAGCTCCTCACCCACGACACCATCGCCACCAGCACCATGGCCATCACCCTCGGCTGCGGCGAAGAGTGCCCCTACGTCCCCGGGGTGAAGTACATCGACTGGCCCGTCGCCGACCCCGGCGGCCAGGACGAAGCCACCGTGCGGGCCATCATCGCCGACATCGACGGACGGGTCCGCGACCTCCTGATCGAGCTTGTCCCCGACATCACCCTCCCGGCGTCGGTCCTCCAACAGGGCTGACAAGGACGAGGAGCGCAACCGTGGCCGACAACCCGAGCGTCCTGTTCGTCTGCGTGAAGAACGGAGGGAAGTCGCAGATGGCCGCCGGTCTCATGCGGCAGCTGGCCGGCGACCGCGTCCACGTCAATTCTGCCGGCACCCACCCGGGCGCGAACCTCAACGAGCTATCGGTGACGACCCTGCGCGAGATCGACGTCGATATCACCGGGCAGAAGCCGAAGCCCGTCACGTCCGACTTGGTCGGCGCAGCAGACCTCGTCGTCATTCTGGGCCCCGAGGCGCGGCTCGAACCCGTCGACGGCACCCGCTTCGAGGTCTGGGAGACCGACGAGCCCTCGGAACGAGGCATCGACGGTGCGGACCGCATGCGGCTGGTTCGCGACGACATCGCGGCACGAGTCCACCAGCTCGCGCAGGAACTGGGACCGGTCAAGATCCATGGGTCACCGGCCACTTCCATCGTGATACCCACGAAGTAGTCCCCCTCCGCAGTCGCGATTCGGACCTGATCGCACTCACCTGCTGCGTAGGGG harbors:
- a CDS encoding MFS transporter — translated: MLSTVQIVSWGVLYYAFAALQSSIAADTGWSSVAVTGAFSLSQILSGGVGIWVGRHIDAFGPRRVVTAASAVAIPGVASVALAPHLALFYIGWALVGVAMAGTLYPPAFAALTHWGGTQRVRALTTLTLVAGLASTVFAPLAALLEDLVGWRGAYLILLAGLVLITVPLHWWGLDHPWRTTDPASLEQPTTSRAAVQAAAPPTAQAAAAVRSRPFVLLAAANALTALAVFAVIINLVPMLVEQGLSRNLAAVALGLGGVGQVVGRLGYARFAAVTSVTVRSVVVLAAVAVATAALALASSSAGVLIVLGMVLGLARGIYTLIQATAVTDRWGPTAYGTVNGILTAPALAAAAIAPFVGAALAQVLGSYADAFLVLAAVAGVAAVLMVGATPKDRPALQDVDAEPGAISELR
- a CDS encoding low molecular weight phosphatase family protein — protein: MAAAQAELVGEFAGVFSSQTVEQILEDSYARLLPASIEGFLPLLAERFARERLRAASRALPGREALRPLVLFVCTANSGRSQMAAALLALRSAGAVEVASAGTRPSDHVQDEVATVLAEVGVSTSELFPKPLTDEVVSGADVVVTMGCGDSCPVLPGRRYVDWDVADPACADLDVVRRVRDDIDAHISLLLDELLPDRGATAASAQL
- a CDS encoding ArsR/SmtB family transcription factor, with protein sequence MSKSLQSDCAPFTADGLACCVPLAREPISAEQAAGVVAMLKAMADPARLRLLSLVLSHEGGEACVCDLLPHFDLSQPTISHHLKVLHEAGLLNREKRGTWVYYIARPEAMAALGALFATGNTANSNELVGASA
- the arsB gene encoding ACR3 family arsenite efflux transporter → MSDAVRETPAAGADSPVLQRLSTLDRFLPVWIGVAMVAGLLLGRLVDGLDDALAAVEIGSVSLPIAIGLLVMMYPVLAKVRYNELGHVTSDRRLLATSIALNWVLGPALMFALAWLLLPDLPEYRTGLIIVGLARCIAMVLIWNDLACGDREAAAILVAINAVFQILAFAVLGYFYLQVLPGWLGLDQTDLDVSMWSIAKSVLVFLGIPLAAGFLTRTLGERAKGREWYETTLLPRIGPWALYGLLFTIVLLFALQGDTITNQPLDVVRIAVPLLVYFALMWGGSMLLTRALGFDYPRATAVSFTAAGNNFELAIAVAIGVFGVASGQALAGVVGPLIEVPVLVGLVYVSLWARKFFPDRATTQPDTRPSSTDPSGAPR
- a CDS encoding low molecular weight phosphatase family protein — translated: MTDTDLATSPKAGTGEPDVPQVVFACIRNGGRSVISRVLTEHYAGGHVRALSAGTQPGEHIHAEVAEVLEKLGLDTSGEQPKLLTHDTIATSTMAITLGCGEECPYVPGVKYIDWPVADPGGQDEATVRAIIADIDGRVRDLLIELVPDITLPASVLQQG
- a CDS encoding low molecular weight phosphatase family protein → MADNPSVLFVCVKNGGKSQMAAGLMRQLAGDRVHVNSAGTHPGANLNELSVTTLREIDVDITGQKPKPVTSDLVGAADLVVILGPEARLEPVDGTRFEVWETDEPSERGIDGADRMRLVRDDIAARVHQLAQELGPVKIHGSPATSIVIPTK